The following coding sequences are from one Rutidosis leptorrhynchoides isolate AG116_Rl617_1_P2 chromosome 11, CSIRO_AGI_Rlap_v1, whole genome shotgun sequence window:
- the LOC139877539 gene encoding uncharacterized protein, with amino-acid sequence MKRIVNVKKNISKTNGPLTPAATKLFEKIKSEAHQCTVLWGGDQRYQVSGKVNQYVVDMETRSCACRKWELTGIPCKHAIAVFYNMSENGLETGEPETWVHPVYLLDTWIKTYQYTIEPLNGRSLWPKAEGMFTLVSPKTISTPGRPKKKRRLSKNEVDVIGDSGKLSSKGKLKKCGTCGTYGHNKSTCTGEKKRSGNVDNKWTKKTVKVKLSSKKTMVVGKGKKKK; translated from the exons ATGAAGAGAATTGTTAATGTAAAGAAAAACATTTCCAAGACTAATGGCCCTTTAACACCTGCAGCCACCAAATTGTTTGAGAAAATCAAATCTGAGGCTCACCAGTGTACTGTCTTATGGGGTGGAGATCAAAGGTACCAAGTGAGTGGAAAAGTTAATCAATATGTTGTGGATATGGAGACTAGATCATGTGCTTGTAGAAAGTGGGAACTAACAGGGATACCTTGTAAGCATGCAATTGCAGTGTTTTATAACATGAGTGAAAATGGTTTGGAAACTGGTGAACCAGAAACATGGGTTCATCCAGTGTATTTGTTAGATACATGGATCAAAACTTACCAATACACCATTGAGCCATTGAATGGGAGAAGCTTATGGCCAAAGGCAGAAGGCATGTTCACTCTGGTATCACCAAAGACTATTTCCACACCTGGTCGTCCAAAAAAGAAAAGAAGGTTGTCCAAAAATGAAGTTGATGTCATTGGTGATAGTGGTAAACTTAGCTCAAAAG GCAAGCTAAAGAAGTGTGGCACATGTGGTACTTATGGACACAATAAAAGTACTTGTACAGGTGAGAAGAAAAGAAGTGGGAATGTGGATAACAAGTGGACAAAAAAGACAGTGAAAGTTAAGCTATCTTCAAAGAAGACAATGGTAGTTGgaaaagggaagaagaagaagtga